In Listeria swaminathanii, a single window of DNA contains:
- a CDS encoding hemolysin family protein — protein sequence MILTIKFLIIALLIAISAFFVATEFAIVKMRPSRLDQLIAEKDKRAVLARHIYNHLNAYLSACQLGITISSLGLGWLGESTVEAALHPLFSLMELPQSAITILSFTIAFLFITFLHVVVGELVPKTLAIDKTETVALAVARPLHIFYKVMFPFIWVLNGSAVFIARLFGLEPASEHEIAHTEDELKIIVGESYKSGEINQSEFRYVNKIFDFDERMAKEVMIPRTEIVTVDTGSTIGELSDIMQNERYTRYPVIDGDKDHVIGVLNLKEILSAYVEHGSNPTFSIDPYVKPIIRVIETIPIKELLFRMQRERSHIAILLDEYGGTSGLVTVEDIVEEIVGDIRDEFDADEIPEIRKIKDGHYIVDAKLLIDEVNNILGTEIEEEEVDTIGGWFLTQNYEVEVGDEIDYDGFIFRVKQGEPHHIEYIEIIKKSND from the coding sequence TTGATATTAACCATTAAATTTTTAATTATAGCTTTACTTATTGCTATATCAGCGTTTTTCGTGGCAACAGAATTTGCGATTGTTAAAATGCGACCGAGCCGCTTGGACCAATTAATTGCGGAGAAAGATAAACGTGCGGTCCTCGCTAGACATATTTACAACCATTTGAACGCTTACTTATCTGCCTGCCAACTCGGGATAACAATTAGTTCTCTTGGACTTGGTTGGTTAGGGGAATCTACGGTGGAAGCTGCCCTACATCCATTATTTAGCTTAATGGAATTGCCGCAATCTGCTATTACGATTCTTTCCTTCACGATTGCCTTTCTTTTTATCACATTCTTGCACGTGGTTGTCGGCGAACTTGTACCGAAAACATTGGCGATTGATAAAACAGAAACCGTTGCACTTGCGGTAGCTCGTCCGTTGCATATTTTTTACAAAGTGATGTTCCCGTTCATTTGGGTTTTAAATGGTTCTGCGGTTTTTATCGCGCGTCTTTTTGGCTTAGAACCAGCTTCTGAACATGAAATCGCTCATACCGAAGACGAGTTGAAAATCATCGTCGGCGAAAGTTATAAGAGCGGCGAAATCAACCAATCGGAATTCCGTTATGTGAATAAGATTTTTGATTTTGATGAACGCATGGCAAAAGAAGTCATGATTCCGCGAACAGAGATTGTGACCGTTGATACTGGTTCTACAATCGGTGAATTATCCGACATTATGCAAAATGAACGCTATACGCGCTATCCTGTTATTGATGGCGATAAAGACCATGTTATCGGCGTACTTAATTTAAAAGAAATTTTATCAGCTTACGTAGAGCACGGTTCCAATCCTACTTTTAGTATTGACCCATACGTGAAACCAATTATTCGTGTGATTGAAACGATTCCGATTAAAGAACTGCTTTTCCGAATGCAGCGCGAACGTTCCCATATCGCGATTTTACTTGACGAATATGGTGGTACTTCCGGACTTGTCACGGTTGAAGATATTGTTGAGGAAATCGTTGGTGATATTCGTGATGAATTTGATGCCGATGAAATTCCAGAAATCCGCAAAATCAAAGATGGTCACTATATTGTTGACGCAAAACTTCTTATTGATGAAGTAAATAATATTTTAGGTACGGAAATCGAGGAAGAAGAAGTCGACACAATCGGTGGCTGGTTCTTAACGCAAAATTATGAAGTCGAAGTTGGGGACGAAATTGATTACGATGGCTTTATTTTCCGCGTAAAACAAGGCGAACCCCACCATATCGAATATATCGAAATCATTAAAAAATCGAATGACTAA
- a CDS encoding LysR family transcriptional regulator, with protein sequence MNLHHLRYFVTLAHMEHYTKAAEKLLITQPSLSHAISSLEQELGIPLFEKEGRNIGLSKAGKVFLDYVEESLDMIDAGVATTKKAANGEGQIDLAFLQTLGTSLVPKLVQEFLQTEPEKNIDFVFHTGVSIDIIQGLKEKKYDIGICSKLENERNIHFTPIAKQELVLIVPKNHPLAKKDWIDLVETVNYPHIAFSKKSGLRPIIDDLFRKIGAEYKIAYEIEVDQVIAGMVAQNFGIAVVPNMPILNYIDVKVLPIRSPNWERFFYLAVVKNQTLTPAAEKFKQFMLEHRI encoded by the coding sequence ATGAATTTACACCATTTACGTTATTTCGTCACACTGGCGCACATGGAGCATTACACAAAAGCTGCTGAAAAATTGCTGATTACCCAACCTAGTTTAAGTCACGCGATTTCTTCACTAGAACAAGAACTAGGAATACCTTTATTCGAAAAAGAAGGCCGCAATATTGGATTAAGTAAAGCTGGTAAAGTATTTCTTGATTATGTGGAAGAGTCTTTAGATATGATTGATGCAGGGGTTGCGACGACCAAAAAAGCCGCAAATGGGGAAGGGCAGATTGACCTAGCTTTCTTGCAAACACTCGGAACCTCGCTCGTACCAAAGCTTGTCCAAGAATTCTTGCAAACAGAACCAGAAAAGAACATCGATTTTGTTTTCCATACGGGCGTTTCGATTGATATTATTCAAGGGCTGAAAGAAAAGAAATACGATATCGGCATCTGCTCCAAGCTCGAAAATGAACGGAATATCCATTTTACACCGATTGCCAAACAAGAACTAGTGCTTATCGTGCCTAAAAATCATCCGCTAGCTAAAAAAGACTGGATTGACTTAGTGGAAACGGTAAATTATCCCCATATCGCTTTTTCGAAAAAAAGTGGTTTGCGGCCAATCATCGATGACTTATTTAGAAAAATTGGCGCAGAATACAAAATCGCTTATGAAATTGAAGTGGATCAAGTTATTGCAGGGATGGTCGCGCAAAATTTTGGTATTGCCGTTGTTCCTAATATGCCGATTTTGAATTACATAGATGTCAAAGTGTTACCGATTAGAAGCCCGAACTGGGAACGATTCTTTTATTTAGCGGTCGTGAAAAATCAAACGTTAACACCGGCAGCAGAAAAGTTCAAACAATTTATGTTAGAGCATCGCATTTAA
- a CDS encoding sugar phosphate isomerase/epimerase family protein, producing the protein MTNANGNLKKCPITISSYTLGTEVSFPKRVKTAAENGFDGIGLRAENYVDALAAGLTDEDMLQILAEHNMKVTEVEYITQWGTAQDRTAEQQKKEQTTFHMARLFGVKHINCGLLEKLPEDQIITALGELCDRAEELIIGLEFMPYSGVADLQAAWRVAEACGRDNAQLICDTWHWARANQTAESIKNIPADRIVSIQLCDVHETPYKELREESLHDRLAPGEGYGDTVGFAKILKEHGVNPRVMGVEVISDSMVATGLEYTAIKVYNATKKVLDEAWPEISPK; encoded by the coding sequence ATGACAAATGCAAATGGCAACTTAAAAAAATGCCCCATCACGATTAGCTCTTACACACTTGGAACGGAGGTATCTTTTCCTAAACGAGTGAAAACCGCTGCTGAGAATGGTTTTGACGGAATTGGCTTACGTGCGGAAAATTATGTAGACGCGCTGGCTGCCGGATTAACCGACGAAGACATGTTGCAGATTTTAGCTGAGCACAACATGAAAGTAACAGAAGTTGAGTACATAACACAATGGGGAACTGCCCAAGATCGTACGGCAGAACAACAAAAGAAAGAGCAAACCACTTTCCACATGGCGCGATTATTTGGCGTCAAACATATTAACTGCGGTTTGCTTGAAAAACTCCCTGAAGATCAAATTATTACCGCACTTGGTGAACTGTGTGACCGGGCCGAAGAATTAATTATCGGTTTAGAATTTATGCCATATAGTGGTGTAGCGGACTTACAAGCAGCTTGGCGAGTAGCAGAAGCATGTGGTCGCGATAACGCACAACTTATTTGCGATACGTGGCACTGGGCGCGAGCGAACCAAACAGCTGAATCTATCAAAAATATTCCCGCTGACCGGATTGTGTCCATTCAATTGTGCGACGTCCACGAGACACCGTATAAGGAACTGCGCGAAGAATCCCTTCATGATCGTTTAGCTCCTGGAGAAGGATACGGAGATACGGTCGGTTTTGCAAAAATTTTAAAAGAACATGGTGTCAATCCACGCGTTATGGGGGTTGAAGTTATATCAGATTCTATGGTAGCAACTGGCTTGGAATATACTGCCATCAAAGTATATAATGCAACGAAAAAAGTATTAGACGAGGCATGGCCAGAGATTTCTCCAAAGTAA
- a CDS encoding oxidoreductase: protein MKFNSMFSPIDIGPMKVPNRFVVSPMCNNYANTDGTLSDTSLAYYKERALGGFGLITFEATVVDVRAKGGANKACLYSDHQIASFKRVIDVCHDAGAKISVQLQHAGPEGNSKVSGHPLKAASAIASAAGRNTPESISREELYELIELYGEAALRAKKAGADAVEIHCAHGYLVSSFLSGRTNKRVDEFGGCFENRMRLPRLIIESIRKRVGHSIAILCRINSTDGVDGGLSVQDSATVAAYLEDCGLDGLHVSRSVHIRDEYMWAPTVLHAGFSSDLVTQIKRAVSIPVITVGRFTEPHYAELMVREGRADLVAFGRQSLADPETPNKAAAGKLDELLPCIACLQGCVANMYAGKPITCLVNPLLGRESEAYLPKTPSKKVVVVGGGVGGLYAGWLAGSRGHDVTVYEASDMIGGQMRLAAYPPGKGDLTNMVRSYIKKCEQFDVEIKTNTPVTTELIQEVSPDAVIIATGATPLVLPIPGIEDAGLIHAVDLLDGKETCGKKVLVVGGGMVGSETAAFLGEAGHDVTVVELRDEVGADVISEHRKFLMRDFDEYKIKSVTNAKVTSFFADGVTYSLADDKEYRIDGFDSVVLAMGSRAYNPLEEAIKEIVPETYVIGDAVRARRALDATKEALDAVLQL, encoded by the coding sequence TTGAAATTTAATTCGATGTTTTCACCCATTGATATTGGGCCTATGAAAGTTCCTAACCGATTTGTTGTCTCACCAATGTGTAATAACTATGCGAATACAGATGGAACTTTATCCGATACCTCGCTCGCTTATTATAAAGAAAGGGCGCTTGGTGGCTTTGGACTTATTACATTTGAAGCGACTGTCGTAGATGTTCGGGCAAAAGGCGGGGCCAATAAAGCTTGCCTTTATAGCGATCATCAAATTGCTAGTTTTAAACGCGTGATTGATGTATGTCACGATGCTGGCGCTAAAATTTCCGTTCAGTTGCAGCATGCTGGACCTGAAGGGAATTCCAAAGTTTCGGGTCACCCTTTAAAAGCGGCCTCTGCGATTGCTTCTGCTGCTGGTCGAAATACGCCGGAATCCATTTCCCGAGAAGAGCTATATGAACTTATTGAACTTTACGGGGAAGCTGCTTTGCGAGCAAAAAAAGCTGGTGCAGATGCGGTTGAAATCCACTGTGCACATGGTTATTTAGTAAGTAGCTTTTTGTCAGGACGTACGAATAAACGGGTCGATGAATTTGGTGGTTGTTTTGAAAATAGAATGCGATTACCACGACTTATTATCGAAAGTATTCGTAAACGTGTTGGTCATTCTATCGCGATTCTTTGCCGGATTAATAGCACGGATGGCGTGGACGGCGGACTTAGTGTCCAAGATAGCGCGACGGTTGCGGCTTATTTAGAGGATTGCGGTCTAGATGGTTTACATGTTTCTCGTAGCGTTCATATCCGCGATGAATATATGTGGGCGCCTACTGTTTTGCATGCTGGCTTTAGTTCCGACCTTGTGACGCAAATTAAACGTGCTGTTTCTATCCCAGTTATTACGGTTGGTCGTTTCACTGAACCGCATTATGCCGAATTAATGGTTCGCGAAGGGCGCGCTGATTTAGTTGCTTTCGGACGCCAATCTTTAGCAGATCCAGAAACACCAAACAAAGCTGCCGCTGGAAAACTGGATGAATTACTTCCTTGTATCGCTTGTCTTCAAGGTTGTGTCGCTAACATGTATGCCGGCAAACCAATTACTTGTTTAGTGAATCCTTTGCTCGGCCGTGAATCCGAAGCTTACTTACCAAAAACACCGAGTAAAAAAGTGGTTGTCGTTGGTGGTGGCGTTGGCGGACTTTATGCCGGATGGCTAGCTGGATCCCGGGGTCATGATGTGACAGTATATGAAGCATCTGATATGATTGGCGGCCAAATGCGTTTAGCAGCCTATCCTCCCGGAAAAGGCGATTTAACAAATATGGTTCGTAGCTACATTAAAAAATGCGAGCAATTCGATGTGGAAATTAAAACGAATACACCTGTTACAACAGAACTTATTCAAGAAGTTTCCCCAGATGCTGTTATCATCGCGACTGGCGCAACCCCACTTGTTTTACCAATTCCAGGTATTGAAGATGCTGGATTAATCCACGCAGTTGACTTACTTGATGGGAAAGAAACTTGTGGCAAAAAGGTACTTGTTGTCGGTGGCGGCATGGTTGGTAGTGAGACCGCTGCATTTTTAGGCGAAGCGGGCCATGACGTAACCGTTGTAGAGCTGCGTGATGAAGTCGGCGCAGATGTTATTTCTGAACACCGCAAATTCCTGATGCGCGATTTTGATGAATATAAAATCAAAAGTGTTACTAATGCAAAAGTAACGAGTTTCTTTGCAGATGGGGTAACGTATTCCTTAGCTGACGATAAAGAATACCGTATTGACGGTTTTGACTCGGTTGTTCTAGCAATGGGATCAAGAGCTTATAATCCACTAGAAGAAGCTATTAAGGAAATCGTACCTGAAACCTATGTGATTGGTGATGCCGTTCGCGCACGCCGGGCATTAGACGCAACAAAAGAAGCACTAGACGCTGTATTACAATTATAA
- the aroE gene encoding shikimate dehydrogenase produces the protein MENRISGTTRLLGLIGTPIDHSKSPVMYNYSFQKAGLDYAYLAFDTPIEKVADAISAIKTFNLLGSNVTMPCKSEVLKYMDDLSPAARMIGAVNTIVNDDGKLTGHITDGLGFVANLRDARVDVAGKKMTIIGAGGAATAIQVQCALDGAKEITIFNIKDAFYEKAKQTAASIQQEVPNCIVHIYDLNDTEKLNAEIATSDILVNATLVGMHPNEHETPINNTSVFRKELIVTDIVYNPKKTKLLLDAEAAGCKIVGGLGMLLWQGAEAYKLFTGEDMPVSEVKDLYFN, from the coding sequence ATGGAAAATAGAATTTCAGGAACGACTAGGCTTCTTGGCTTAATTGGGACACCCATAGACCATTCAAAATCTCCAGTTATGTATAATTACAGTTTTCAAAAAGCAGGTTTGGATTATGCTTACCTTGCCTTTGATACTCCTATTGAAAAAGTTGCTGATGCGATCAGTGCAATCAAAACATTCAACCTTCTTGGTTCAAACGTAACCATGCCTTGTAAAAGTGAAGTTTTAAAATACATGGATGACCTTTCCCCTGCTGCTCGGATGATTGGCGCTGTTAACACTATTGTAAATGACGACGGGAAACTAACCGGGCATATCACAGACGGCCTTGGTTTTGTTGCAAATTTACGAGATGCTCGTGTCGATGTTGCCGGCAAAAAAATGACTATAATCGGTGCTGGTGGCGCGGCTACAGCAATCCAAGTCCAGTGCGCACTTGATGGGGCCAAGGAAATCACCATTTTTAATATTAAAGATGCTTTTTATGAAAAAGCCAAACAAACCGCTGCTTCCATTCAACAAGAAGTACCTAATTGCATCGTACATATTTATGATCTGAACGATACGGAAAAATTAAATGCGGAAATTGCAACTAGCGACATCCTTGTCAACGCTACACTCGTTGGTATGCATCCAAATGAACACGAAACACCCATCAACAATACATCTGTTTTTAGAAAAGAACTCATCGTAACAGATATTGTCTATAACCCTAAGAAAACCAAACTATTACTAGACGCAGAAGCTGCTGGTTGTAAAATAGTTGGCGGACTAGGAATGCTTTTGTGGCAAGGCGCCGAAGCATACAAACTGTTTACTGGGGAAGACATGCCAGTTTCAGAAGTAAAGGATCTATATTTTAACTAA
- a CDS encoding MFS transporter: MNAKRFYPTAIALYFTYFIHGIGVSILGQYKQDFAGVWGADKLSDGTFDVSMVIAVIAALGLGRLLTLPISGPFSDKFGRKPSALIGVALYAVYFIGLAFAPNMYIAYAFAFVGGAANSFLDTAVTPSVLEIFTKNGAIANMFTKFSISIGQFVLPFAIGMVAAANMSFRTLFIITMALIVIDGLIIAFMPFPPMNNNVGGEKAKPAKMKFNATSWAIIGIGFTCTSTFQLWLNCNQELGKLYGMADPSKIQSFYSLGTMCAILITAVLVKKFILPVRILILYPAIATLMLLIIYIVQTPTICLIGGFVIGYAAAGGVLQLAVSTANEFFPTNKGKITSIVMISSSLANYIVLNVASYITKAGGIEGPKYVLLFNVAITVIGILLAIFVNMRYKNESKIATK; encoded by the coding sequence ATGAACGCAAAAAGATTTTATCCAACAGCAATAGCACTTTATTTTACTTATTTTATTCACGGTATTGGGGTATCCATTCTTGGCCAATACAAACAAGATTTCGCTGGAGTATGGGGAGCAGATAAGCTTTCTGACGGCACATTTGATGTAAGTATGGTTATCGCCGTTATCGCCGCACTTGGTTTAGGACGCTTACTTACATTACCAATTTCTGGACCTTTTTCAGATAAATTTGGGCGTAAACCTTCCGCATTAATCGGGGTTGCTTTATACGCAGTTTATTTCATCGGTCTAGCCTTTGCACCAAATATGTATATCGCTTACGCTTTCGCTTTTGTCGGAGGAGCAGCGAACTCATTCTTAGACACAGCTGTAACACCATCTGTTCTAGAAATTTTTACAAAAAACGGCGCGATTGCCAACATGTTTACTAAATTCTCCATTTCTATCGGGCAATTCGTATTACCTTTCGCAATCGGTATGGTTGCAGCGGCAAATATGTCATTCCGCACACTATTCATTATTACAATGGCTTTAATCGTTATTGATGGTTTAATTATCGCGTTTATGCCGTTCCCTCCAATGAACAACAATGTTGGCGGCGAAAAAGCAAAACCGGCGAAAATGAAATTCAATGCAACAAGTTGGGCAATTATCGGTATCGGTTTCACCTGTACTTCCACTTTCCAACTTTGGTTAAACTGTAACCAAGAGCTTGGAAAATTATACGGTATGGCTGATCCAAGTAAAATTCAATCATTCTACTCTCTAGGAACAATGTGCGCGATTTTAATCACGGCTGTTCTCGTGAAGAAATTTATTTTACCAGTACGTATTTTGATTCTTTATCCAGCAATCGCAACATTAATGCTACTAATTATTTACATCGTTCAAACGCCAACTATTTGTCTAATTGGTGGATTTGTTATCGGATACGCTGCTGCTGGTGGAGTTCTTCAACTAGCTGTATCAACTGCCAATGAATTCTTCCCTACGAACAAAGGGAAAATTACTTCGATTGTTATGATTTCTTCCAGCCTAGCAAACTACATCGTTTTAAACGTAGCGAGCTATATTACTAAAGCTGGTGGTATCGAAGGTCCGAAATATGTGTTATTATTCAATGTAGCGATAACAGTTATCGGTATCTTGCTAGCAATCTTCGTCAACATGCGTTATAAAAACGAATCTAAAATTGCAACTAAATAA
- a CDS encoding MFS transporter: MKNKYLSTSLGLYMNYFVHGMALIIIAQNIDFLSQKWHTDLAGAAGVVSSFGIGKLLAVFISGKLSDKFGRKLSVILGVFFYIVFLGGILLSPNTIIAYAFGISAGIANSFLDTGTYPALMEAYPKKAASANIIVKAFVQTGQFLLPFMIAFILANNLWYGWSFVVLIVILIINLLYTLTRTFPPMTVGKPLDFEVELAEEKKQKFHFSIDEICLILFGFVAQTLLYIMSQWIAKYGSEVIHMTDDASRLLVSYASVGAIICVCVTFVLGNRGVRTLYILITYVTMTMLISFTLFAFPSEIVCIVGAFLLGYFSAGGIIQLGLTLLAEVSHRGKGFVTSLYTIAEGIAVFIIPLIAAAISRVDIASIFLLNSGIALFGLVLLLIVFTRKKKFAQDHI, translated from the coding sequence ATGAAAAATAAATATTTATCTACATCACTAGGTCTTTATATGAACTATTTCGTTCATGGTATGGCGTTAATCATCATCGCACAAAATATTGATTTTTTATCTCAAAAATGGCATACAGATTTAGCTGGTGCTGCCGGCGTTGTATCTTCCTTTGGGATTGGTAAATTATTAGCTGTATTTATTTCGGGGAAACTATCCGATAAATTTGGTCGAAAGTTGTCTGTTATTCTCGGTGTGTTTTTCTATATTGTCTTTTTAGGTGGTATTCTATTAAGTCCAAATACGATTATCGCTTATGCATTTGGTATTTCTGCTGGGATAGCGAATTCCTTCCTAGATACAGGAACCTACCCCGCACTAATGGAAGCTTATCCAAAAAAAGCTGCTTCCGCCAACATTATTGTAAAAGCTTTCGTCCAAACTGGTCAATTCCTTTTACCGTTCATGATTGCGTTTATTTTGGCAAATAACTTATGGTACGGCTGGAGCTTTGTTGTTTTAATCGTCATTTTAATAATTAACTTGCTCTACACGCTAACTCGTACCTTCCCACCAATGACTGTTGGGAAACCGTTAGATTTTGAAGTAGAACTTGCTGAAGAGAAAAAGCAGAAGTTTCATTTTAGTATTGATGAAATTTGTTTGATTCTATTTGGTTTTGTCGCTCAAACCTTACTTTATATTATGAGCCAATGGATTGCTAAATACGGATCAGAAGTTATTCATATGACCGATGATGCCTCTCGACTACTTGTAAGTTATGCAAGTGTCGGCGCAATTATCTGTGTCTGTGTAACGTTCGTTTTAGGAAATCGTGGTGTACGTACGCTGTATATTTTAATCACTTATGTAACTATGACAATGCTCATTTCCTTTACGCTGTTTGCTTTCCCAAGCGAAATCGTATGTATTGTTGGTGCTTTCTTACTTGGTTATTTCTCTGCTGGAGGAATCATTCAATTAGGGCTGACATTACTTGCAGAGGTCTCTCATCGTGGAAAAGGGTTTGTTACTAGCCTTTACACTATTGCAGAAGGGATCGCCGTATTCATTATCCCACTAATTGCAGCAGCTATTTCCCGCGTTGATATCGCTTCTATTTTCTTACTAAACTCAGGAATTGCGCTTTTCGGTTTAGTGCTCTTACTGATTGTATTTACACGAAAGAAAAAATTTGCTCAGGATCATATTTAA
- a CDS encoding ATP-binding cassette domain-containing protein, producing MKVDALSKKIDGKLLLDKITFEVKPGEIVGIVGRNGVGKTTLFRTIMGFYIPDEGDVFLEEPLSKNPQLKQKLFMLQDNLSCWDGYKIPTIKKFYQKTYPLFDGVKFDELMKQVNLATDVKFQNYSKGMKGLFGLVLALSIGADYILLDEPMEGLDIIAQKKIMGILLEEVEKRKLGIIISSHRLADLDPIADYIHILQDNHIEESYHLESLREQAVKIQIAFENKKIPAILLENGKVINKYGRVYTILFRDMNTELYAAIKKEKPIFMDELAVTLEDLFIYHLEEQGGEEA from the coding sequence TTGAAGGTTGATGCGCTGAGTAAAAAAATTGATGGAAAACTCTTACTGGATAAAATAACATTCGAAGTAAAACCTGGAGAAATTGTCGGTATTGTAGGGCGAAATGGCGTGGGGAAAACGACTCTTTTTCGAACTATAATGGGCTTTTATATCCCTGATGAGGGGGATGTATTTCTAGAGGAACCGTTAAGCAAAAATCCCCAACTAAAGCAAAAATTATTCATGCTTCAAGATAATTTGAGTTGCTGGGATGGCTATAAAATTCCAACGATTAAAAAATTCTATCAAAAAACATATCCATTATTTGATGGAGTCAAATTTGATGAGTTAATGAAGCAAGTCAACCTAGCCACAGATGTAAAATTCCAAAATTATTCTAAAGGAATGAAAGGTCTTTTTGGCCTCGTTCTTGCGCTTTCTATAGGAGCCGACTATATTTTGCTGGATGAACCAATGGAAGGTCTCGATATTATCGCTCAAAAGAAAATTATGGGCATCTTGTTAGAAGAAGTGGAGAAACGAAAACTAGGTATTATTATTTCTTCCCATCGTTTAGCTGATTTAGATCCGATTGCTGATTATATTCATATTTTGCAAGATAATCATATTGAAGAATCGTATCATCTGGAATCGCTTCGGGAACAAGCCGTTAAAATCCAAATTGCTTTTGAAAATAAAAAAATTCCGGCTATTTTACTAGAAAATGGGAAAGTGATTAATAAATATGGCCGTGTATACACCATTTTATTCCGAGATATGAACACGGAATTATATGCGGCGATTAAGAAAGAAAAACCAATTTTCATGGATGAACTCGCAGTAACGTTAGAAGACTTGTTTATCTATCATCTAGAAGAACAAGGGGGCGAGGAAGCATGA
- a CDS encoding GntR family transcriptional regulator: MFTINTKSQLPIYEQIVQIIKEQVVKGILKEGEKIMSIREFASRIGVNPNTVSKAYQELERQEVIVTVKGKGTFIANQRDKVNSPKKLAETKVKLKETILDLVYLGINVEEIHRLSEEYSQDIIGGDVVEG, encoded by the coding sequence ATGTTTACGATTAATACAAAAAGTCAGCTACCAATTTATGAACAAATCGTCCAAATAATTAAAGAACAAGTTGTCAAAGGGATACTAAAAGAAGGCGAAAAGATAATGTCGATCCGTGAATTTGCCAGTAGAATAGGAGTGAATCCAAATACTGTGAGTAAAGCTTACCAAGAATTAGAACGGCAAGAAGTTATCGTCACGGTCAAAGGAAAAGGAACCTTTATTGCGAACCAAAGAGATAAAGTTAATTCACCAAAAAAGTTAGCCGAAACAAAAGTAAAGTTAAAAGAAACAATACTCGACTTAGTCTACCTTGGAATTAATGTGGAGGAAATACATAGATTATCAGAAGAATACAGTCAAGACATCATTGGAGGTGACGTGGTTGAAGGTTGA
- a CDS encoding methylated-DNA--[protein]-cysteine S-methyltransferase: MADFYYDTIHFLENDLYIAATDTGLAYVGTQEEKIHSATFAPEKITIYKDEIRAYLNGELTEFTLSIDLSATPLQLEVFNALKTIPYGETRTYTEIAEQINRPMAVRAVGTAIGKNPLLLVIPCHRVIGKNGKLTGYSGGIAMKQSLLSLEK, encoded by the coding sequence ATGGCTGATTTTTATTATGATACTATCCATTTTTTAGAAAACGACCTTTATATTGCCGCGACAGACACAGGCCTAGCTTACGTTGGAACACAAGAAGAAAAAATTCATTCAGCAACGTTCGCTCCAGAAAAAATCACGATATATAAAGACGAAATTCGTGCTTATTTGAACGGAGAACTTACAGAATTTACGTTATCTATTGATTTATCCGCGACTCCTCTGCAACTCGAGGTATTTAACGCATTAAAAACAATCCCATATGGAGAAACGAGAACCTATACAGAAATCGCTGAACAAATAAATCGTCCCATGGCAGTGCGCGCGGTGGGAACAGCAATTGGCAAAAATCCATTACTTTTAGTTATACCGTGCCACCGTGTTATTGGCAAAAATGGTAAATTAACTGGTTATAGTGGCGGAATAGCGATGAAACAATCATTACTAAGTTTAGAAAAATAA
- a CDS encoding bifunctional transcriptional activator/DNA repair enzyme AdaA produces the protein MSDYYLTKKRWQAISTNDKAADGSFFYGVTSTKIFCYPSCKSRLPKKENIVIFHSAEEAFSNGYRACKRCKSGGSALPDAEWVNNIETYINENFSKPLTLQIIADDCHGSPYHLHRTFKRITTITPITYLENVRINYAKQQLLHTDQSIETIGKMSGFPNPSHFSTTFKRHIGLSPKKFRLTQ, from the coding sequence TTGTCGGATTATTACTTAACCAAAAAAAGATGGCAAGCAATTTCAACGAATGACAAGGCAGCTGATGGTAGCTTTTTCTATGGCGTTACGTCTACGAAAATTTTCTGCTATCCTTCTTGTAAATCACGATTACCTAAAAAAGAAAATATTGTCATTTTTCATAGTGCGGAGGAAGCTTTTTCGAATGGATATCGCGCTTGTAAACGATGTAAATCTGGTGGTTCTGCGCTACCTGATGCAGAATGGGTCAATAATATCGAAACCTATATTAATGAAAATTTCTCAAAACCACTCACGTTGCAAATCATTGCGGATGATTGTCACGGAAGCCCGTATCATTTGCACCGAACATTTAAGCGGATTACGACAATTACACCTATTACCTATCTCGAGAACGTTCGGATTAATTATGCAAAACAGCAACTGCTTCATACCGACCAATCCATTGAAACTATCGGAAAAATGTCCGGCTTTCCAAATCCCTCTCATTTTTCTACCACTTTTAAAAGACATATTGGCTTGTCGCCAAAGAAATTTCGACTTACACAATAA